In Archangium violaceum, the following are encoded in one genomic region:
- a CDS encoding radical SAM protein, with protein MEGRYSLVERVAALLADEQGTLRKEAPYRVALCYPSPYHVGMSSLGYQAMYREIHEHPGATAERAFLPDDVEAYRRTRTPLFSFESQAPVSSFHMLAFSVAYELELTGLFSMLELSGIPLLREERDERHPLVVAGGPLTFSNPDPLEPFADVLVQGEAEDLIHVLLEAAASMDKDALLTHLAAVPGFRVAGRGGQRYHVAKATDARLPARSAIVTPHTELRSMFLIEPERGCSRGCHYCVMRRTTNGGMRTVPPERVLSLIPEHAKRVGLVGAAVTDHPRIVELLRTLVDSGREVGVSSLRADRLTQELVDQLRRGGATNLTVAADGASQRMRDLVDRKHSEEQILRAANFAKTAGMRQLKVYNVVGLPLEEDADIDELARFTVELSKILPVALGVAPFVAKRNTPLDGAPFAGIREVENRLERLRKGLKGRAEVRPTSARWAWVEYMLAQCGPEAGLAAMDAWKAGGSFAAFKRAFQERDCQPYLARRVEDGRRRATVWPSVPNVAPPYV; from the coding sequence ATGGAGGGTCGGTACTCACTCGTCGAACGCGTCGCGGCCTTGTTGGCCGATGAGCAGGGCACGCTCCGCAAGGAGGCGCCCTACCGGGTGGCCCTCTGCTACCCGAGCCCCTACCACGTGGGCATGAGCTCGCTCGGCTACCAGGCCATGTACCGGGAGATTCATGAGCATCCGGGGGCCACCGCCGAGCGCGCCTTCCTCCCGGATGACGTGGAGGCGTACCGCCGCACGCGCACGCCCCTCTTCTCCTTCGAGTCGCAGGCCCCCGTCTCCAGCTTCCACATGCTGGCCTTCTCGGTCGCCTATGAGCTGGAGCTGACCGGGCTCTTCTCCATGTTGGAGCTGTCCGGCATTCCCCTCCTTCGGGAGGAGCGGGACGAGCGCCACCCGCTCGTGGTGGCCGGTGGGCCCCTCACCTTCTCCAATCCGGATCCGCTCGAGCCCTTCGCGGACGTGCTCGTGCAGGGCGAGGCCGAGGACCTCATCCATGTCCTGCTGGAGGCGGCGGCGTCCATGGACAAGGACGCGCTCCTCACGCACCTGGCGGCCGTTCCTGGCTTCCGCGTGGCCGGGAGGGGAGGCCAGCGCTACCACGTCGCCAAGGCCACGGACGCGCGGCTGCCGGCGCGCTCGGCCATCGTCACCCCGCACACGGAGCTGCGCTCGATGTTCCTCATCGAGCCCGAGCGCGGCTGCTCGCGCGGCTGCCACTACTGCGTCATGCGGCGCACCACCAATGGCGGCATGCGCACCGTGCCGCCCGAGCGCGTGCTGTCGCTCATCCCCGAGCACGCGAAGCGCGTGGGCCTCGTGGGCGCGGCCGTGACGGACCACCCGCGCATCGTCGAACTGCTGCGCACCCTCGTGGACTCCGGCCGCGAGGTGGGTGTGTCCTCGCTGCGCGCCGATCGGCTCACCCAGGAGTTGGTGGACCAGCTGCGGCGCGGGGGCGCCACCAACCTCACCGTGGCCGCGGACGGGGCCTCGCAGCGCATGCGGGACCTGGTGGACCGCAAGCACTCGGAGGAGCAGATCCTCCGGGCGGCGAACTTCGCCAAGACGGCGGGGATGCGACAGCTCAAGGTGTACAACGTCGTCGGTCTTCCCCTGGAGGAGGACGCGGACATCGACGAGCTGGCGCGATTCACCGTGGAGCTGTCGAAGATCCTTCCGGTGGCCCTGGGCGTCGCGCCCTTCGTGGCCAAGCGCAATACGCCCCTGGACGGGGCCCCCTTCGCCGGCATCCGCGAGGTGGAGAACCGCCTGGAGCGGCTGCGCAAGGGCCTCAAGGGGCGCGCCGAGGTGCGGCCCACCTCGGCCCGCTGGGCCTGGGTGGAGTACATGCTGGCCCAGTGCGGCCCCGAGGCCGGTCTGGCCGCCATGGACGCCTGGAAGGCCGGTGGGAGCTTCGCCGCCTTCAAGCGCGCCTTCCAGGAGCGCGACTGCCAGCCCTACCTGGCGCGCCGGGTGGAGGATGGCCGACGCCGGGCCACCGTCTGGCCCTCCGTCCCCAACGTGGCTCCGCCCTACGTCTGA
- a CDS encoding ExbD/TolR family protein gives MGMSVGGSQGGPKSDINVTPLVDVVLVLLIIFMVVTPMLQRGKSVSLPKAAKVEDSEKQGNDPDPVILSVTTDKKMFLEQDELDAAGLEGKLRETLAYLPNKKILLKGDSALTVGDVRQVMEITRKAKAKKIFLGVEELKK, from the coding sequence ATGGGAATGTCCGTAGGTGGCTCCCAAGGGGGCCCGAAGAGCGACATCAACGTCACGCCGCTGGTGGACGTGGTGCTGGTGCTCCTCATTATCTTCATGGTCGTCACGCCCATGCTCCAGCGTGGCAAGTCCGTGAGCCTGCCCAAGGCCGCCAAGGTGGAGGACTCGGAGAAACAAGGGAATGATCCGGATCCGGTCATCCTCTCCGTCACCACGGACAAGAAGATGTTCCTGGAGCAGGACGAGCTCGACGCGGCCGGCCTCGAGGGCAAGCTGCGCGAGACGCTCGCCTACCTCCCCAACAAGAAGATCCTTCTCAAGGGTGACAGCGCCCTCACCGTGGGCGACGTGCGCCAGGTGATGGAGATCACCCGCAAGGCCAAGGCCAAGAAGATCTTCCTCGGCGTCGAGGAGCTGAAGAAATAG
- a CDS encoding DUF2378 family protein: MADELLVFEQTIEAVFVRALHGRLPPGCKVRLRQAGLDLDQKLRPAYPFDSWMAFLRITAEELYPGEPLDEGAFKIGEACIDGFRETMLGRAVLSLLRVLGPKRALMRATQNFRAGNNYTESRLKELGPRQFELWMNEVGSLPTFTAGIIHAGLRTAGAESIRVDLSGYNGHACTYCISWSEASVSSGVAGRGDSKAATRSGSISSL, translated from the coding sequence ATGGCCGACGAGCTCCTCGTCTTCGAGCAGACCATCGAAGCAGTCTTCGTACGCGCGCTGCACGGGCGCCTCCCGCCCGGGTGCAAGGTGCGCCTGCGCCAGGCGGGGTTGGATCTCGACCAGAAGCTCCGCCCCGCCTACCCCTTCGACTCGTGGATGGCGTTCCTCCGCATCACGGCGGAGGAGCTCTACCCGGGCGAACCGCTGGATGAGGGTGCCTTCAAGATTGGCGAGGCCTGCATCGACGGCTTCCGCGAGACGATGCTCGGCCGGGCCGTGCTCTCGCTGCTGCGCGTGCTGGGCCCCAAGCGGGCGCTGATGCGAGCCACGCAGAACTTCCGGGCGGGCAACAACTACACCGAGTCACGCCTCAAGGAGCTGGGCCCGCGCCAGTTCGAGCTGTGGATGAACGAGGTCGGCTCGCTGCCCACGTTCACCGCGGGCATCATCCACGCGGGCCTGCGGACGGCCGGCGCGGAGAGCATCCGCGTCGACCTGTCCGGCTACAACGGTCACGCCTGCACCTACTGCATCAGCTGGAGCGAGGCCTCCGTCTCCTCGGGCGTGGCCGGCAGGGGCGACTCCAAGGCCGCCACCAGGTCCGGGTCCATCAGCTCCCTGTAG
- a CDS encoding TonB-dependent receptor domain-containing protein: MQVKRMLRATGVVVVAGLSYGTAAYADSVIVGQVVSADSKKPVGDVVITATSPNLQGEQVVVTDAQGQYRIPQLPPGVYTLRFDKESFKPFSRSEVQLRLDRTIRVNVELLPENFSEVIEVTARPPTIDVGSTSTGVNVDQEFIKRIAVNRPGGKGGAARSFDSLAELAPGAQNDSYGVSINGTTSPENGYVVDGLSTNDPAFGINASPLSVEFVQDVNIITGGYMPEYGRSTGGVINAVTKSGSNEFHGTIFGSVTPGPLGGTPATVVNDGSVVTGVSALDVLGDVGATLGGPIIKDKLWFFAGVSPSFSRYTHTRGVNRILTDVVTQTDPDTGEVSQVAVPRTDPVTGLTMTEPIPGSSRDYLGTARSLQYMGKLTYLLNQDHNVSLSVTGTPSVSGGGSARALAIDPQTGRLPTRLNGKPESFGTIQEISGTTALALKYAGAFADKKFLLDANVGWFHQTAATLPSDGSRPGDPTGLAALSEITYRAPRSIGYFERYDNIDALCNEGAADTVPGSVACPAFNYTAGGYSAISDGKLDRVQVNTKGTYLLSLLGNHVLKAGADVELLSYDQLKAFPGGVRLRESLTGGSWQDYRRYGYQTGPDTAFGTPTQQSLSTSTTAGGFLQDSWTIASRVTLNVGVRYDTQWLYGGDRNLAFVLGNQVSPRVGVIVDPLANGRMKVFANFARYYEQVPINLLDRNFPSESRYQASRKAGVGACDPAILDTPAGHDQCVQDSTVLQTKDDYGLDPSFRFSGGKSDKEPVDPNIQAQSSDEYLVGAEYELFANIRAGASYTHRNMNSVIEDMSNDDGNTYFLGNPGQGFASAFPKATRNYDAVTVFLNRTFADGWLAQASYTWSKLFGNYPGLFRPENEQLDPNILSDFDLRSLLVNREGLLPYDRTHSVKVFGAKEFNFSKDLTASIGLSYRGNSGSPVSYIGAHPTYGTSEAFILQRGTAGRSPWVHNIDSNVGVNYRVTKSNVVSVTLDVFNIFNFQEATLLDNNYTFASVRPVTDKSVTPDNLKPEHVTKINEDTLQDEGTLTDDDLNKNFKKPTQYQTPRQIRFGIKYTF; encoded by the coding sequence ATGCAAGTGAAACGAATGCTCCGGGCAACCGGAGTGGTCGTGGTCGCCGGTCTTTCGTACGGGACCGCGGCCTATGCCGATAGCGTGATCGTCGGTCAGGTTGTCAGTGCCGATTCGAAGAAGCCGGTCGGTGATGTCGTCATCACGGCCACCTCGCCCAACCTGCAGGGAGAGCAGGTGGTGGTGACGGACGCTCAGGGCCAGTACCGTATTCCCCAGCTGCCGCCCGGTGTGTACACGCTGCGGTTCGACAAGGAGTCCTTCAAGCCCTTCTCGCGCTCGGAGGTGCAGCTGCGTCTGGACCGCACCATCCGCGTGAACGTGGAGCTGCTGCCGGAGAACTTCTCGGAGGTGATCGAGGTCACCGCCCGGCCGCCCACCATCGACGTCGGCTCGACGAGCACGGGCGTCAACGTGGATCAGGAGTTCATCAAGCGCATCGCGGTGAACCGTCCTGGCGGCAAGGGCGGAGCGGCGCGCTCGTTCGACAGCCTGGCCGAGCTGGCCCCTGGCGCGCAGAACGACTCGTACGGCGTGTCCATCAACGGCACCACGTCTCCCGAGAACGGGTACGTGGTGGACGGCCTGTCCACGAACGACCCGGCCTTCGGCATCAACGCCAGCCCGCTGAGCGTCGAGTTCGTCCAGGACGTCAACATCATCACCGGCGGCTACATGCCGGAGTACGGCCGCTCCACCGGCGGTGTCATCAACGCGGTGACGAAGTCCGGCTCCAACGAGTTCCACGGTACCATCTTCGGCAGCGTCACTCCGGGCCCCCTGGGTGGCACGCCCGCGACGGTGGTGAACGATGGCTCGGTGGTCACCGGCGTCAGCGCGCTGGATGTGCTGGGTGACGTGGGCGCCACCCTCGGCGGTCCGATCATCAAGGACAAGCTGTGGTTCTTCGCCGGCGTGTCGCCGTCGTTCAGCCGCTACACCCACACCCGCGGCGTCAACCGCATCCTCACGGACGTGGTCACGCAGACGGACCCGGACACGGGTGAGGTGTCCCAGGTGGCGGTGCCCCGCACGGATCCGGTGACGGGTCTCACGATGACCGAGCCCATCCCGGGCTCCTCGCGCGACTACCTGGGGACGGCCCGCTCCCTGCAGTACATGGGCAAGCTGACGTACCTGCTCAACCAGGACCACAACGTGTCGCTGTCCGTCACGGGCACGCCGAGCGTCTCGGGTGGTGGTAGCGCCCGCGCGCTGGCCATCGACCCGCAGACGGGCCGGCTCCCGACGCGCCTCAACGGCAAGCCCGAAAGCTTCGGCACCATCCAGGAGATCTCGGGTACCACGGCCCTCGCCCTCAAGTACGCGGGCGCCTTCGCGGACAAGAAGTTCCTGCTGGACGCGAACGTCGGCTGGTTCCACCAGACGGCCGCCACCCTGCCGTCCGACGGCAGCCGCCCGGGTGACCCCACGGGCCTGGCCGCTCTGTCGGAGATCACCTACCGCGCCCCGCGCTCCATCGGCTACTTCGAGCGCTACGACAACATCGACGCGCTCTGCAACGAGGGCGCCGCCGACACCGTTCCGGGCTCGGTGGCCTGCCCGGCGTTCAACTACACCGCGGGCGGCTACTCCGCCATCTCGGATGGCAAGCTGGACCGCGTGCAGGTGAACACCAAGGGTACGTACCTGCTGAGCCTGCTCGGCAACCACGTGCTCAAGGCCGGCGCGGACGTGGAGCTGCTGAGCTACGATCAGCTCAAGGCGTTCCCCGGTGGCGTGCGTCTGCGCGAGTCGCTCACCGGCGGCTCCTGGCAGGACTACCGCCGCTACGGCTACCAGACCGGTCCGGACACCGCGTTCGGGACCCCCACCCAGCAGTCGCTGTCCACCAGCACCACCGCCGGTGGCTTCCTCCAGGACAGCTGGACGATCGCCAGCCGCGTGACGCTGAACGTGGGCGTGCGCTACGACACCCAGTGGTTGTACGGCGGTGACCGCAACCTGGCCTTCGTGCTGGGCAACCAGGTCTCCCCGCGCGTGGGTGTGATCGTCGACCCGCTCGCCAATGGCCGCATGAAGGTGTTCGCCAACTTCGCGCGCTACTACGAGCAGGTGCCCATCAACCTGCTGGACCGCAACTTCCCCTCCGAGAGCCGCTACCAGGCGAGCCGCAAGGCGGGTGTGGGCGCGTGCGATCCGGCCATCCTCGACACGCCGGCGGGCCACGACCAGTGCGTGCAGGACTCCACGGTCCTCCAGACCAAGGACGACTACGGCCTGGATCCGAGCTTCAGGTTCAGCGGCGGCAAGTCGGACAAGGAGCCGGTGGACCCCAACATCCAGGCGCAGTCCTCGGATGAGTACCTCGTCGGTGCCGAGTACGAGCTGTTCGCCAACATCCGCGCCGGTGCGTCCTACACGCACCGCAACATGAACTCGGTCATCGAGGACATGAGCAACGATGACGGCAACACGTACTTCCTGGGCAACCCGGGCCAGGGCTTCGCCTCGGCGTTCCCCAAGGCGACGCGCAACTACGACGCGGTGACGGTGTTCCTCAACCGCACCTTCGCCGATGGCTGGCTGGCGCAGGCCAGCTACACCTGGTCGAAGCTGTTCGGTAACTACCCCGGTCTGTTCCGTCCGGAGAACGAGCAGTTGGATCCGAACATCCTGTCGGACTTCGACCTGCGCTCGCTGCTGGTGAACCGTGAGGGCCTGCTGCCGTACGACCGCACCCACTCGGTGAAGGTGTTCGGCGCCAAGGAGTTCAACTTCTCCAAGGACCTGACCGCGAGCATCGGTCTGTCGTACCGCGGCAACTCCGGTTCGCCCGTCAGCTACATCGGCGCGCACCCGACCTACGGCACCAGCGAGGCCTTCATCCTCCAGCGTGGCACGGCGGGCCGCTCCCCGTGGGTGCACAACATCGACTCCAACGTCGGTGTGAACTACCGCGTGACGAAGTCCAACGTGGTGTCCGTGACCCTGGACGTGTTCAACATCTTCAACTTCCAGGAGGCCACGCTGCTGGACAACAACTACACGTTCGCCAGCGTGCGGCCGGTCACCGACAAGAGCGTGACGCCCGATAACCTCAAGCCGGAGCATGTCACCAAGATCAACGAGGACACGCTCCAGGATGAGGGCACCCTCACCGACGACGACCTCAACAAGAACTTCAAGAAGCCGACCCAGTACCAGACGCCGCGGCAGATCCGCTTCGGCATCAAGTACACCTTCTAG
- a CDS encoding ExbD/TolR family protein: MAMAKTRKWVKPATPPNSEINVTPLVDVVLVLLIIFMVVTPLLEKDIEVRIPETEDVPVEQMPQDNNQLIVKLDANGTYSINTDPVTPEEYVNKLKRMLAAKTKEDRIVFFVADDKANYGKLVAAFDGAKQAGAFVLGMATEDIPAAPAGDPGAAPAGDPAPAPAP; this comes from the coding sequence ATAGCCATGGCCAAGACGCGCAAGTGGGTCAAGCCCGCGACCCCACCCAACTCGGAGATCAACGTCACGCCGCTGGTGGACGTGGTGCTGGTGCTCCTCATCATCTTCATGGTCGTCACGCCGCTCCTCGAGAAGGACATCGAGGTGCGCATTCCGGAGACGGAAGACGTGCCCGTGGAGCAGATGCCCCAGGACAACAACCAGCTCATCGTCAAGCTGGACGCCAACGGCACCTACTCCATCAACACGGATCCGGTCACCCCGGAGGAGTACGTCAACAAGCTCAAGCGCATGCTGGCCGCCAAGACGAAGGAGGACCGCATCGTCTTCTTCGTGGCGGACGACAAGGCGAACTACGGCAAGCTGGTGGCCGCTTTCGACGGCGCCAAGCAGGCCGGCGCCTTCGTGCTGGGCATGGCCACCGAGGACATCCCGGCGGCTCCGGCGGGTGACCCGGGCGCCGCTCCGGCGGGCGATCCCGCGCCCGCTCCGGCTCCTTAG
- a CDS encoding energy transducer TonB, giving the protein MFDSVLDRGQGPKSRVGVGAVISVVLHVGLFAAALWLSTRPAKQEEKEVEVTFKQAMAPPMAAAPPPPPPPPPAKKKNSTKKPVVKKPDVIVQPKEIPQEKPPEVEPDPNAAEEEASEEEVEGGVEGGVEGGVIGGVVGGVVGGVLGGQLGGTGTDVLPFGAGMTRPEKLSGPQPQYTREALEARVQGLMIVKCVITTEGKIERCRIIKPLPHMEQAVLDALYAARYQPVTFQGRPVQVDYTFNIRLSLPR; this is encoded by the coding sequence ATGTTCGACTCTGTCCTTGACCGTGGGCAAGGCCCCAAGTCTCGCGTCGGCGTGGGCGCCGTCATTTCGGTCGTCCTGCACGTGGGGCTGTTCGCCGCGGCACTCTGGCTCTCCACCCGTCCTGCCAAGCAGGAGGAGAAGGAAGTGGAGGTGACGTTCAAGCAGGCCATGGCGCCGCCGATGGCGGCCGCGCCCCCGCCTCCCCCGCCGCCTCCTCCGGCCAAGAAGAAGAACTCCACCAAGAAGCCGGTGGTGAAGAAGCCGGACGTGATCGTGCAGCCCAAGGAGATCCCCCAGGAGAAGCCGCCCGAGGTGGAGCCGGATCCGAACGCCGCGGAGGAGGAGGCCAGTGAGGAGGAGGTCGAGGGAGGCGTCGAAGGCGGTGTCGAGGGCGGTGTGATCGGCGGCGTGGTCGGTGGCGTGGTTGGCGGAGTGCTGGGCGGTCAGCTGGGCGGCACGGGAACGGACGTGCTGCCGTTCGGCGCGGGAATGACTCGCCCCGAGAAGCTTTCTGGTCCGCAGCCTCAGTATACTCGCGAGGCTCTCGAGGCCCGCGTGCAGGGCCTGATGATCGTCAAGTGCGTCATCACCACGGAGGGCAAGATCGAGCGGTGCCGCATCATCAAGCCCCTGCCGCACATGGAGCAGGCCGTCCTGGACGCCCTGTACGCCGCGCGCTACCAGCCCGTGACGTTCCAGGGACGCCCGGTGCAGGTCGACTACACCTTCAACATCCGTTTGAGCCTGCCCCGCTGA
- a CDS encoding NAD(P)/FAD-dependent oxidoreductase — MTGLRDKLPHVVILGGGFGGLYAARALRNAPVRVTVVDRQNHHLFQPLLYQVATATLSPGEIASPIRGLLSRESTVLLAEATGVDVANKRVLLADGELSYDYLVIATGATHSYFGHDEWAKYALGLKTIDDALEIRRRVLLAFEMAEREPDPVRRRELLTFVIIGAGPTGVEMAGALAEISRHSLAKDFHNIDPSQARILLLEGQTRVLPVYSEDLSEKARRALEKLGVEVRTNTRVTRIDETGVYIGEERIPAWSTIWAAGVAASPVARSLGVPLDRAGRVHVSPELTVPGRQDVFVIGDLAHFVQDGNPIPGVAPAAIQQGKHAARNIRRILEGKPMEPFRYWDRGTYAVIGRGKAVGVAFQRFESSGFSAWMAWLGIHILFLIGFRSKLAVLLDWAYSYVAFKRSARLITGPLPELVRPVRVGEGTLKSPPGTGSPPRDAALG; from the coding sequence ATGACGGGCCTACGCGACAAGCTTCCCCATGTGGTCATCCTGGGTGGTGGTTTTGGCGGCCTGTATGCGGCGCGTGCACTGCGGAACGCTCCGGTGCGGGTCACCGTGGTGGACCGGCAGAACCATCATCTGTTCCAACCCCTGCTGTATCAGGTGGCCACGGCCACCCTCAGCCCGGGGGAGATCGCCTCGCCGATCCGCGGCCTGTTGAGCCGGGAGTCGACGGTCCTGCTCGCCGAGGCGACGGGCGTGGACGTGGCCAACAAGCGCGTGCTGCTGGCCGACGGCGAGCTGTCCTACGACTACCTCGTCATCGCCACCGGGGCGACGCACTCCTACTTCGGCCATGACGAGTGGGCGAAGTACGCCCTGGGATTGAAGACGATCGACGACGCGCTGGAGATCCGCCGCCGGGTGCTCCTGGCCTTCGAGATGGCCGAGCGCGAGCCGGATCCGGTCCGCCGTCGCGAGCTGCTCACCTTCGTCATCATCGGCGCGGGGCCCACGGGCGTGGAGATGGCCGGCGCACTCGCGGAGATCTCCCGCCACTCGCTGGCGAAGGACTTCCACAACATCGATCCCTCGCAGGCCCGCATCCTCCTGCTGGAGGGCCAGACGCGCGTGCTGCCCGTCTACTCGGAGGACCTCTCGGAGAAGGCTCGCCGCGCGTTGGAGAAGCTGGGGGTGGAGGTTCGCACGAACACGCGAGTCACCCGGATCGACGAGACGGGGGTGTACATCGGCGAGGAGCGCATCCCGGCGTGGAGCACCATCTGGGCCGCTGGGGTGGCCGCCTCTCCGGTGGCGCGCTCGCTGGGCGTGCCGCTGGACCGGGCGGGCCGCGTCCACGTATCACCCGAGCTCACCGTCCCTGGCCGTCAGGATGTCTTCGTCATCGGGGACCTGGCGCACTTCGTCCAGGATGGCAACCCCATCCCCGGAGTGGCGCCCGCGGCCATCCAGCAGGGCAAGCACGCCGCGCGCAACATCCGCCGCATCCTGGAGGGCAAGCCGATGGAGCCCTTCCGTTACTGGGACCGGGGCACCTACGCCGTCATCGGGCGCGGCAAGGCGGTGGGGGTGGCCTTCCAGCGCTTCGAGTCCTCGGGCTTCTCCGCGTGGATGGCGTGGCTTGGCATCCACATCCTCTTCCTCATCGGATTCCGCAGCAAGCTGGCCGTGCTCCTCGACTGGGCCTACTCGTACGTCGCCTTCAAGCGCTCGGCCCGTCTCATCACCGGCCCGTTGCCCGAGCTGGTGCGGCCCGTGAGGGTGGGGGAGGGCACGCTCAAGAGTCCTCCGGGGACCGGAAGTCCCCCGCGGGACGCCGCACTTGGCTGA
- a CDS encoding MotA/TolQ/ExbB proton channel family protein, with product MQFTLTDIWHHTGLFARCIIFALAIMSVASLVVMAERVIVFRKTRKDSRNFAAKMGAILAKGDLQQAANTNMGKEIGHLGRVIGSGLTAYRISPSDKDVAVESVSRALERQAQREVQSLKRGLGILATVGSTAPFVGLLGTTMGIVNAFQLMAQAGSGGLGTISAGIAEALITTAFGLLVAIPAVMAYNFLSGWVDSRAVDISESSNEFLDVVARNLGGGAHTPQQG from the coding sequence ATGCAATTCACGCTTACCGATATCTGGCACCACACGGGCCTCTTCGCCCGCTGCATCATCTTCGCTCTGGCGATCATGTCCGTCGCGTCGCTGGTCGTGATGGCGGAGCGCGTCATCGTGTTCCGCAAGACCCGCAAGGACTCGCGCAACTTCGCCGCCAAGATGGGCGCCATCCTGGCCAAGGGCGATCTGCAGCAGGCCGCCAACACCAACATGGGCAAGGAGATCGGCCACCTGGGCCGCGTCATCGGCTCGGGCCTGACGGCGTACCGGATCAGCCCGTCCGACAAGGACGTGGCGGTGGAGTCCGTGTCGCGCGCCCTCGAGCGTCAGGCGCAGCGTGAGGTGCAGAGCCTCAAGCGCGGCCTGGGCATCCTGGCCACGGTGGGCTCCACGGCCCCGTTCGTGGGTCTGCTCGGCACCACGATGGGTATCGTGAACGCCTTCCAGCTCATGGCGCAGGCGGGCTCGGGCGGTCTGGGCACCATCTCGGCTGGTATCGCCGAGGCGCTCATCACCACCGCCTTCGGACTGCTGGTGGCCATCCCCGCCGTTATGGCCTACAACTTCCTGTCCGGCTGGGTGGACTCGCGCGCGGTGGACATCTCCGAGTCCTCCAACGAGTTCCTGGACGTGGTGGCGCGCAACCTGGGTGGTGGCGCGCACACCCCGCAGCAGGGTTAG
- a CDS encoding YifB family Mg chelatase-like AAA ATPase — protein MLARVRSGALMGIDAVVVECEVDMALGLPYFNVVGLPEGAVRESKVRVVSALKNCGFELPSKRITVNLAPADIRKEGAAFELPIALGVLAAAKLMEEEPLSRYLFGGELALDGWVKPIKGVLPLAVAARDGGYEGVMVPAANAAEASLVEGIQVLSVQHLREAVDHLTGEKPLTPFLRENGSPTLLRRRQAPLDMSDVRGQGDIKTALELAAAGGHNVMLCGPPGSGKTMLARRLPGILPAMTFEEALEVTKIYSVLGLLGEDQALMRERPFRAPHHTISDAGLVGGGPATRPGELSLAHHGVLFLDELPEFRKNVLEVLRQPLEEGSIHLARATQHVTYPCRVMMVAAMNPCPCGYFNVPGRRCKCLEHRVFDYHSRVSGPLLDRIDITLQTRPVEYHHISRNGEEEPPSTYYRERVEAARERQRFRFRDEPGVYCNAQMPVRLVHRYCKLSLLAEKKLQVAMQSFGLSARAHDRILKLALSRADLEGHDRIEDADMHLAIGCRQIDRRDWMHANIHGGTPPPRDVFSQVRRPAGDFRSPEDS, from the coding sequence ATGCTGGCGCGGGTGCGGTCGGGGGCGTTGATGGGCATCGACGCGGTGGTGGTGGAGTGCGAGGTGGATATGGCCCTCGGGTTGCCCTACTTCAACGTGGTCGGGCTCCCGGAGGGGGCGGTGCGCGAGTCCAAGGTGCGCGTCGTCTCCGCGCTGAAGAACTGCGGCTTCGAGCTGCCCTCGAAGCGGATCACCGTGAACCTGGCCCCGGCGGACATCCGCAAGGAAGGGGCGGCCTTCGAGCTGCCCATCGCGCTGGGGGTGCTGGCGGCGGCGAAGCTGATGGAGGAGGAGCCCCTGTCGCGCTACCTCTTTGGCGGCGAGCTGGCGCTGGACGGGTGGGTGAAGCCCATCAAGGGCGTGCTGCCGCTGGCCGTGGCGGCGCGTGACGGGGGCTACGAGGGGGTGATGGTGCCGGCGGCGAACGCGGCCGAGGCCTCGCTGGTGGAGGGCATCCAGGTGCTGTCCGTCCAGCACCTGCGCGAGGCGGTGGACCACCTCACCGGGGAGAAGCCCCTGACCCCCTTCCTGCGCGAGAACGGCTCCCCCACCCTCCTCCGCAGGCGCCAGGCCCCGCTCGACATGTCCGACGTCCGGGGCCAGGGGGACATCAAGACGGCCCTGGAGCTGGCCGCCGCTGGAGGCCACAACGTGATGCTCTGCGGCCCTCCGGGCTCGGGCAAGACGATGCTGGCCCGACGGCTGCCCGGAATCCTCCCCGCCATGACGTTCGAGGAGGCGCTGGAGGTGACGAAGATCTACTCCGTGCTCGGCCTGCTCGGAGAGGACCAGGCGCTGATGCGCGAGCGGCCCTTCCGCGCCCCCCACCACACCATCTCCGACGCGGGGCTGGTGGGCGGGGGTCCGGCCACAAGGCCCGGAGAGCTTTCCCTGGCGCACCATGGCGTGCTCTTCCTCGATGAGCTGCCCGAGTTCCGAAAGAACGTGCTGGAGGTGCTGCGCCAGCCGCTGGAGGAGGGCTCCATCCACCTGGCACGAGCCACCCAGCACGTCACCTATCCCTGCCGGGTGATGATGGTGGCGGCGATGAACCCCTGCCCGTGCGGCTACTTCAACGTCCCCGGGCGGAGATGCAAGTGCCTGGAGCACCGGGTCTTCGACTATCACTCGCGGGTAAGCGGTCCCCTGCTGGACCGCATCGACATCACCCTGCAGACGCGCCCGGTGGAGTACCACCACATCTCACGCAACGGCGAAGAGGAGCCCCCGAGCACCTACTACCGGGAACGCGTGGAGGCCGCCCGCGAGCGCCAGCGGTTCCGCTTCCGCGACGAGCCAGGAGTGTACTGCAACGCGCAGATGCCGGTGCGGCTGGTGCACCGCTACTGCAAGCTGTCCCTGCTCGCCGAGAAGAAGCTCCAGGTGGCCATGCAGAGCTTCGGCCTGTCCGCACGCGCCCACGACCGCATCCTCAAGCTGGCGCTGTCCCGGGCGGACCTCGAAGGGCACGACCGCATCGAGGACGCGGACATGCACCTCGCCATCGGCTGCCGGCAGATCGACCGGCGGGACTGGATGCACGCCAACATCCATGGAGGCACGCCTCCCCCACGGGATGTCTTCAGCCAAGTGCGGCGTCCCGCGGGGGACTTCCGGTCCCCGGAGGACTCTTGA